The Canis lupus familiaris isolate Mischka breed German Shepherd chromosome 19, alternate assembly UU_Cfam_GSD_1.0, whole genome shotgun sequence genome contains a region encoding:
- the LOC119864414 gene encoding putative protein TPRXL has protein sequence MLPAASVLPSSSSALQQLQCSQQLQCSQQRQCSQQLQCSQQPQCSPAAPVLPSSSSAPSSSSVPSSFSAPSSSSVPSSSSAPSSSSVPSSSSAPSSPSAPSSPSAPSSSSVPSSSSAPSSSSVPSSSSAPSSSSVPSSSSAPSSPSAPSSPSAPSSSSVPSSSSAPSSPSAPSSPSAPSSSSAPSSSSVPSSSSAPSSPNAPSSPSAPSSSSVPSSSSAPSSSSVPSSSSAPSSPNAPSSPSAPSSSSVPSSSSAPSSSSVPSSSSAPSSPSAPSSPSAPSSSSVPSSSSAPSSPSAPSSPSAPSSSSAPSSPSAPQQP, from the coding sequence ATGCTCCCAGCAGCCTCAGTGCTCCCCAGCAGCTCCAGTGCTCTCCAGCAGCTCCAGTGCTCCCAGCAGCTCCAGTGTTCCCAGCAGCGTCAGTGCTCCCAGCAGCTCCAATGCTCCCAGCAGCCTCAGTGCTCCCCAGCAGCTCCAGTGCTCCCCAGCAGCTCCAGTGCTCCCAGCAGCTCCAGTGTTCCCAGCAGCTTCAGTGCTCCCAGCAGCTCTAGTGTCCCCAGCAGCTCCAGTGCTCCCAGCAGCTCCAGTGTCCCCAGCAGCTCCAGTGCTCCCAGCAGCCCCAGTGCTCCCAGCAGTCCCAGTGCTCCCAGCAGCTCCAGTGTCCCCAGCAGCTCCAGTGCTCCCAGCAGCTCCAGTGTCCCCAGCAGCTCCAGTGCTCCCAGCAGCTCCAGTGTCCCCAGCAGCTCCAGTGCTCCCAGCAGCCCCAGTGCTCCCAGCAGTCCCAGTGCTCCCAGCAGCTCCAGTGTCCCCAGCAGCTCCAGTGCTCCCAGCAGCCCCAGTGCTCCCAGCAGTCCCAGTGCTCCCAGCAGCTCCAGTGCTCCCAGCAGCTCCAGTGTCCCCAGCAGCTCCAGTGCTCCCAGCAGCCCCAATGCTCCCAGCAGTCCCAGTGCTCCCAGCAGCTCCAGTGTCCCCAGCAGCTCCAGTGCTCCCAGCAGCTCCAGTGTCCCCAGCAGCTCCAGTGCTCCCAGCAGCCCCAATGCTCCCAGCAGTCCCAGTGCTCCCAGCAGCTCCAGTGTCCCCAGCAGCTCCAGTGCTCCCAGCAGCTCCAGTGTCCCCAGCAGCTCCAGTGCTCCCAGCAGCCCCAGTGCTCCCAGCAGTCCCAGTGCTCCCAGCAGCTCCAGTGTCCCCAGCAGCTCCAGTGCTCCCAGCAGCCCCAGTGCTCCCAGCAGTCCCAGTGCTCCCAGCAGCTCCAGTGCTCCCAGCAGCCCCAGTGCTCCCCAGCAGCCCTAA